Proteins from one Calditrichota bacterium genomic window:
- a CDS encoding phosphopantothenoylcysteine decarboxylase (decarboxylates 4-phosphopantothenoylcysteine to form 4'-phosphopantotheine.) yields MKILIAVTSSISAYRIPNLVSQLIKQGHEIITMISEPAKAFASPQALAVMSQHKCYEDSDEWSNNDDVLHIKLAKWCDVCLIAPLTANTLAKTANGICDNLITSTIRALGDTKLILAPAMNTRMWDNKLTKHHLDLMAEYYNVAVIDPVEKILADGDEGIGGLAEDETIIKEVESKK; encoded by the coding sequence ATGAAAATATTGATTGCCGTAACCTCATCAATTTCAGCCTACAGGATTCCAAATCTTGTATCCCAATTAATAAAACAAGGTCATGAAATTATTACAATGATCTCAGAGCCTGCGAAAGCTTTTGCATCGCCCCAGGCACTTGCCGTAATGAGCCAGCACAAATGTTACGAAGACAGCGACGAATGGAGCAACAATGATGATGTTCTGCATATAAAATTGGCTAAATGGTGCGATGTTTGTCTCATTGCCCCACTCACGGCCAACACACTGGCAAAAACCGCCAATGGCATTTGCGATAATCTTATAACATCAACTATTCGTGCCCTTGGTGATACAAAACTTATTTTAGCACCGGCAATGAACACACGCATGTGGGATAACAAACTTACCAAACATCATCTGGATTTAATGGCAGAATATTATAATGTTGCGGTAATCGATCCTGTTGAAAAAATCTTAGCTGATGGTGATGAGGGCATTGGCGGGTTGGCTGAGGATGAGACAATTATAAAAGAAGTGGAAAGTAAGAAGTAG
- a CDS encoding 2,3-bisphosphoglycerate-independent phosphoglycerate mutase has translation MRPVCIIVRDGWGHNTNSKGNAVLAADTPNVDSYKEKYPWTLIHTSGEPVGLPDGFMGSSEVGHLNLGAGRIVVQELKRIDEGFKDASIFNSDKWRDLISNWKENNSNLHLMGLLQDEGVHAHQDHLFKIMKQARLENPDGRMIIHPFLDGRDSAPKSAPMYLATLNKVMQETGNCTIGTMMGRYYSMDRAKDWDTTDKAYHALILAQGREMNDAISAVEESYQKDKTPDNVAMFDEYIPIHIMQGYQGIKDGDSVFHFNYRQDRATQLTKAFVDDNYPGKRTSRSVVTYLGFTRYYDELEQYLMGAMGGGGAMDNLLGEVISNAGLKQLRISETQKFPHVTSFFNGKSTTPSANEDQVELKSEIDPAAFASFPQMEAAAINEELLKRLQDNPYAFIVLNYPNADMVGHTGDFDAAKKAVEFVDQSLGPVIERLLELDAHILLTADHGNSEQMIDYETGMTKTSHTTFDVEMIYIANDAPGKKLIEGGKLSDLAPTTLKLLGLEIPKEMTANVLIEG, from the coding sequence ATGAGACCGGTTTGCATAATTGTGCGTGATGGTTGGGGACACAACACAAATTCAAAAGGAAATGCTGTTTTGGCGGCAGATACGCCCAATGTTGATTCATATAAAGAAAAATATCCCTGGACTTTGATCCACACTTCCGGTGAACCCGTTGGATTACCCGATGGATTTATGGGCTCAAGCGAAGTTGGACATTTAAACCTCGGTGCCGGACGAATTGTTGTACAGGAGCTAAAGCGTATTGATGAAGGTTTTAAAGATGCCTCCATTTTTAACTCTGATAAATGGCGGGACCTGATTTCAAACTGGAAAGAAAATAATTCAAATCTCCATTTAATGGGGCTGTTGCAAGATGAAGGTGTCCACGCGCACCAGGATCATCTTTTTAAAATTATGAAGCAAGCCCGTCTGGAAAATCCTGATGGTCGGATGATTATTCACCCCTTTTTGGATGGCCGGGATTCTGCACCTAAGAGTGCGCCGATGTATTTGGCTACTTTAAATAAGGTTATGCAGGAAACCGGAAACTGCACAATTGGAACGATGATGGGCCGCTATTATTCCATGGACCGCGCCAAAGATTGGGATACTACAGATAAAGCATATCATGCATTGATTTTAGCACAAGGCCGTGAAATGAATGATGCCATTTCTGCCGTTGAAGAATCCTATCAGAAAGACAAAACCCCGGATAACGTGGCCATGTTCGATGAATATATCCCAATCCATATTATGCAGGGTTATCAGGGAATTAAAGATGGTGATTCAGTCTTTCATTTCAACTACAGGCAGGACCGTGCAACCCAGCTAACAAAAGCTTTTGTGGATGACAACTACCCCGGAAAACGCACATCACGTTCTGTGGTGACTTATCTTGGTTTTACACGCTATTATGACGAGCTTGAGCAATACCTGATGGGTGCAATGGGTGGCGGTGGTGCCATGGATAATCTTTTAGGTGAGGTCATTTCGAACGCCGGATTGAAACAACTACGAATTTCCGAAACTCAAAAATTCCCACATGTAACCAGTTTTTTTAATGGCAAAAGTACAACACCATCAGCAAATGAAGACCAGGTAGAATTAAAAAGTGAAATTGATCCTGCTGCTTTTGCTAGTTTTCCACAGATGGAAGCTGCTGCAATTAATGAAGAATTATTGAAGCGCCTGCAGGACAATCCATACGCATTTATAGTTTTAAATTACCCCAATGCCGATATGGTTGGACATACCGGTGATTTTGATGCAGCAAAAAAAGCCGTAGAATTTGTTGACCAGAGCCTTGGCCCTGTTATTGAACGACTTTTGGAATTGGATGCCCATATTTTGTTAACTGCCGATCATGGCAACTCTGAACAGATGATCGATTATGAAACCGGTATGACTAAAACCAGCCACACCACTTTTGATGTTGAGATGATTTACATCGCCAATGATGCGCCCGGCAAAAAACTTATTGAAGGTGGCAAGCTTTCTGATTTAGCCCCAACAACCTTAAAACTGTTAGGTCTGGAAATACCAAAAGAAATGACGGCCAATGTGTTGATTGAAGGATAG
- a CDS encoding pyruvate ferredoxin oxidoreductase, with product MIEIRMHGRGGQGAVIACKILANALFREGKFAQSFPAFGVERRGAPVMAFTRIDNKPIHLRTEIYEPDHLIILDASLLQTIDVTIGLKPAGKILINSGLEPSSFKLPQKFDVMTIDANSIAVKHGLGTRSTPIVNTAILGAFSKFTKIIGVEAIEVAIHESVPIKKKANVLATHEAYETLKIDPIIHLMEHS from the coding sequence ATGATCGAAATTAGAATGCATGGACGCGGTGGACAGGGCGCCGTGATCGCATGCAAAATTTTAGCCAACGCCCTGTTTAGAGAAGGTAAATTTGCACAATCTTTTCCCGCTTTTGGTGTAGAACGCCGTGGTGCCCCGGTTATGGCTTTTACACGTATTGATAACAAACCCATTCATCTCCGCACAGAAATTTATGAACCCGATCACCTGATCATTTTAGATGCCAGTCTTTTACAAACAATTGATGTAACGATCGGTTTAAAACCGGCTGGAAAGATTTTGATTAATAGTGGGCTGGAACCTTCGTCCTTTAAACTGCCGCAAAAATTTGATGTGATGACCATTGATGCAAATTCGATTGCAGTAAAACACGGCCTGGGAACACGGTCAACACCAATTGTAAATACAGCTATTTTAGGCGCTTTCTCAAAATTTACTAAAATTATTGGCGTCGAAGCGATAGAAGTGGCCATTCATGAATCCGTCCCGATAAAAAAGAAAGCAAATGTGCTGGCCACACATGAAGCGTATGAAACATTAAAAATCGATCCTATCATTCATTTGATGGAGCACTCATGA
- a CDS encoding FAD-dependent oxidoreductase gives MKNALNPKNGKPVFAMSVTDMSKNKTGSWRYMRPYYENKTAPCIKGCPAGEKIPLYFELVKKEQFEEAWHVILDDNPLPGVCGRVCYHPCEGVCNRKEYDSPIAINNMERFVADQNMDKGYPKHFHAEKTGLKVAIIGSGPAGLSAAYQLARLGHSATIYEALPEPGGMLQMGIPKYRLPREVLEKEIKDIQSLGVKIKTNCKIGKDIDWQNLQMEHDSVLIATGATKSRPLNVPGEDKEGISSGLHFLKEFNIENKKEVKKKLVVVGGGNTAIDCARSAIRLGADVTIVYRRSRHEMPAVPEEIEEAEAEGVKINYLTNPVEFIGDEKVEKIRLIKMELGEPDEDGRRRPVEKAGSEFEIEADQVMLAIGETPDLDFLPDSINEQWGRVNIDSYQMTNYKGVFACGDSANGPIGTVVDAIATGKNSAFTIDAFLNDRNYHFINQTKLVPFESINLDYFKKEKRPVQKRSDQAELVDNFFEVNLGIDQANAINEAERCFSCGYCTTCDTCLVFCPDVAIKHSENGKAYDINYDFCKGCGICVHECPRDAMSFDEEIKWKTE, from the coding sequence ATGAAAAATGCATTAAATCCTAAAAATGGAAAACCGGTTTTTGCCATGTCGGTTACCGATATGAGCAAAAATAAGACCGGCAGCTGGCGTTATATGCGCCCCTATTATGAAAATAAAACAGCGCCTTGTATAAAGGGCTGTCCGGCCGGTGAGAAAATCCCCCTTTATTTTGAACTTGTAAAAAAAGAACAATTTGAAGAGGCCTGGCATGTTATCCTCGATGATAATCCTTTACCCGGTGTTTGTGGTCGTGTTTGTTACCATCCTTGTGAAGGAGTTTGTAACAGAAAAGAATATGACAGCCCGATTGCCATCAACAATATGGAGCGATTTGTTGCTGACCAAAACATGGATAAAGGATACCCCAAGCATTTTCATGCTGAAAAAACAGGATTAAAGGTTGCAATTATTGGTTCCGGTCCTGCAGGATTATCAGCAGCCTATCAGTTAGCCCGGCTTGGACATTCTGCAACTATTTACGAGGCTTTGCCAGAACCTGGCGGAATGCTTCAAATGGGTATTCCCAAATACCGTCTTCCCCGTGAAGTTTTGGAAAAAGAAATAAAAGATATCCAGTCGCTTGGTGTAAAAATTAAAACAAATTGCAAGATTGGCAAAGATATCGATTGGCAAAATCTACAGATGGAACACGACTCTGTATTAATCGCAACCGGTGCTACCAAAAGCCGGCCTCTAAATGTTCCCGGTGAAGACAAAGAAGGCATATCATCCGGGTTACATTTTTTAAAAGAGTTTAATATTGAAAATAAAAAGGAAGTAAAGAAGAAGCTGGTTGTCGTCGGTGGTGGTAATACTGCCATCGATTGTGCTCGCAGTGCTATCCGCCTTGGTGCAGATGTGACCATCGTTTACCGCCGTTCACGCCATGAAATGCCGGCTGTACCTGAGGAAATTGAAGAAGCCGAAGCCGAAGGCGTTAAGATAAATTATCTGACAAATCCTGTTGAATTTATTGGCGATGAAAAGGTTGAAAAGATTCGCTTAATAAAAATGGAATTAGGAGAACCGGATGAAGATGGACGCAGAAGACCTGTTGAAAAGGCTGGATCTGAATTTGAGATTGAAGCTGACCAAGTGATGCTGGCCATTGGTGAAACACCAGATCTGGATTTTTTACCTGATTCCATAAATGAGCAATGGGGTCGCGTCAATATTGATTCGTACCAAATGACAAATTACAAAGGTGTTTTTGCTTGCGGTGACTCAGCAAACGGGCCAATAGGTACAGTGGTAGATGCTATCGCCACGGGAAAGAATTCCGCTTTTACAATTGATGCTTTTTTGAATGATAGAAACTATCATTTTATAAACCAAACCAAGCTGGTTCCGTTTGAAAGTATAAATCTTGATTATTTTAAAAAGGAAAAAAGACCAGTTCAAAAACGGAGCGATCAGGCTGAGTTGGTGGATAACTTTTTTGAGGTAAACCTTGGTATTGACCAGGCAAATGCAATCAACGAAGCAGAACGTTGCTTTAGCTGTGGTTACTGTACTACCTGTGATACGTGTCTTGTATTTTGCCCGGATGTGGCCATTAAACATTCTGAAAACGGAAAAGCATACGATATAAATTATGATTTTTGCAAAGGCTGCGGCATCTGTGTGCATGAATGCCCGCGCGATGCCATGTCTTTTGATGAGGAGATAAAATGGAAAACGGAATAA
- the porA gene encoding pyruvate ferredoxin oxidoreductase: MENGIIAKGLEKYFNPETTAEIRVTEGTHAASYAVGLARVKVISAYPITPQTSIVEKLSEMCASGDIDAEFIKVESEHSAMACVIGSQATGARSFTATSSQGLALMHEELHWAAGARLPVVMVNVNRALGAPWNIWADQGDSLAQRDTGWVQLYAESNQEVLDMVLQAYRLAEQIMLPVMVNMDAFFLSHTTEPVALPKQELVDQFLPEYNPKFKLDINDPHAFGGLAKPDAYMELRYNIQKSMEDALHLIPTIADEFDTIIKRHHGGLVEEYLTEDAEFLLVTSGTITGTSRIVIDQFRAKGVKIGLLKMRVFRPFPVDIVRSIVKNVSKIGVLDRNISFGHGGIFFSELKSALYNSDNHPLMNGYVAGLGGRDVTPKTIEKVITHLIASTQGEDLVWMELNYEPDEI; this comes from the coding sequence ATGGAAAACGGAATAATAGCCAAAGGGCTTGAAAAATATTTTAATCCTGAAACCACCGCGGAAATAAGAGTTACAGAAGGAACACACGCAGCATCTTATGCTGTTGGCCTGGCACGGGTAAAAGTAATATCGGCATACCCGATTACTCCGCAAACTTCTATTGTGGAAAAACTATCGGAAATGTGTGCCTCCGGCGATATAGATGCTGAATTTATAAAAGTAGAATCGGAACATTCTGCCATGGCTTGTGTGATCGGTTCCCAGGCAACAGGCGCAAGATCTTTCACAGCAACTTCCAGCCAGGGTTTGGCCCTCATGCATGAAGAACTACATTGGGCAGCAGGAGCGCGCTTGCCTGTGGTGATGGTTAATGTAAATCGCGCTTTAGGAGCTCCATGGAATATTTGGGCCGATCAAGGTGACAGCCTTGCCCAACGCGATACGGGCTGGGTTCAACTTTATGCTGAAAGTAACCAGGAAGTTTTGGATATGGTTTTACAAGCTTATCGCCTTGCAGAACAAATTATGCTTCCGGTAATGGTTAACATGGATGCCTTTTTTCTTTCTCATACAACAGAACCTGTGGCTCTGCCAAAGCAGGAACTTGTAGATCAGTTTCTGCCTGAGTACAATCCTAAATTTAAGTTGGATATTAATGATCCTCATGCTTTTGGAGGATTGGCTAAGCCAGATGCCTATATGGAGTTACGCTATAATATTCAAAAATCCATGGAAGATGCCCTTCATCTTATCCCAACAATTGCTGATGAATTCGATACAATTATCAAAAGGCATCACGGAGGATTGGTTGAAGAGTACCTAACAGAAGATGCAGAATTTTTACTTGTAACTTCCGGCACAATAACCGGAACAAGCCGCATTGTAATTGACCAGTTCCGAGCAAAAGGTGTTAAAATTGGTTTACTAAAAATGCGCGTATTCAGACCATTTCCTGTAGATATTGTAAGGTCCATAGTTAAAAATGTCAGCAAGATTGGTGTACTCGACCGCAACATTTCTTTTGGTCATGGAGGCATATTTTTTAGTGAATTAAAATCTGCATTATATAACTCGGATAACCATCCACTTATGAACGGTTATGTTGCCGGGCTTGGTGGAAGGGATGTTACACCAAAAACAATTGAAAAAGTTATCACTCATTTAATCGCCAGCACACAAGGCGAAGACTTAGTTTGGATGGAGCTGAATTATGAGCCAGATGAAATTTGA
- a CDS encoding 3-methyl-2-oxobutanoate dehydrogenase subunit beta codes for MKFEIPNLELMKSGHVACPGCGGSMAMRYALKALGPKTMIVIPACCWAIIDGPSPCSVNGVPVLHVAFETAAISASGVKAGLRRQGKDDVTVMAWAGDGGTFDIGMQALSGAAERNEDIIYVCYDNEAYMNTGIQRSSATPWGAWTTTTPTETPKSKPKKNIIDILLAHHIPYVATASVAYPDDFIRKMKKAKSIRGMKFIHVLSPCPPGWKSAPEESIQISRLAVNSKVFPLYEVEDGFRYTMSLDHKSTPVKEYIKHQGRFKHLSDAQIDQIQKDTDLKWAVLMKKVEMGELFSDN; via the coding sequence ATGAAATTTGAAATACCCAACCTTGAGTTAATGAAATCGGGACATGTTGCCTGCCCGGGATGTGGCGGCAGTATGGCCATGCGCTATGCCTTAAAAGCACTAGGGCCAAAAACCATGATTGTAATTCCGGCATGCTGTTGGGCAATTATTGACGGACCAAGTCCATGTTCTGTAAATGGTGTTCCTGTTTTGCATGTTGCTTTTGAAACAGCCGCGATTTCCGCATCAGGAGTAAAAGCCGGTTTAAGAAGACAGGGAAAAGACGACGTTACTGTAATGGCCTGGGCCGGTGATGGTGGGACTTTTGATATTGGTATGCAGGCTCTTTCCGGAGCAGCAGAACGTAACGAAGATATTATTTATGTCTGCTATGATAATGAGGCATACATGAACACAGGAATCCAACGCAGTTCTGCAACACCATGGGGTGCATGGACGACAACGACTCCTACAGAAACACCAAAATCAAAACCGAAAAAAAATATTATTGATATTTTGCTGGCCCACCATATTCCTTATGTGGCTACTGCCTCAGTTGCTTATCCTGATGATTTTATCCGGAAAATGAAAAAGGCAAAATCAATTCGCGGAATGAAATTTATCCACGTTCTATCTCCTTGCCCACCAGGCTGGAAATCTGCACCTGAAGAATCAATCCAGATTTCAAGATTGGCTGTAAACAGTAAGGTTTTCCCATTGTATGAGGTTGAGGATGGTTTTCGCTACACTATGAGCCTTGATCATAAAAGTACTCCGGTTAAGGAGTATATAAAACACCAGGGACGCTTCAAACATTTAAGTGATGCACAAATAGATCAAATACAAAAAGATACCGATCTGAAGTGGGCAGTTTTAATGAAGAAAGTAGAAATGGGTGAACTTTTTTCAGATAATTGA
- a CDS encoding hemerythrin domain-containing protein, with protein MENLQDLQNQDPLKRMVEKQTEQDEFSPMNPPEAYEPPDMDAIPYEKMPPFLQVLMDEHKNCIKQLDEFDSILNQLKEKGLVADPKIDEGLRNFFSFVDEKVVQHNLKEEKILFPTLQARFLEKGEHGQGLNPQTAVDMLEDDHIKLMQLAAVTFNFLGLSARLPDTASRAITLDAALEQGKALVEMLRLHIFREDSVVFSSAVELVSEKEFTEMEKQLSRFE; from the coding sequence ATGGAAAACTTACAAGATTTGCAAAATCAAGATCCATTAAAAAGAATGGTTGAGAAACAAACGGAACAAGACGAATTTTCACCAATGAACCCGCCTGAGGCTTACGAACCTCCGGATATGGATGCTATCCCTTATGAAAAAATGCCGCCATTTCTTCAAGTTTTAATGGACGAGCACAAAAACTGTATAAAGCAGCTGGATGAATTTGACTCTATTTTAAATCAGCTAAAAGAAAAAGGCCTGGTTGCTGATCCTAAAATTGATGAAGGATTGAGAAACTTTTTTTCATTTGTGGACGAGAAGGTTGTGCAGCACAATCTTAAAGAAGAAAAGATTTTATTTCCAACATTACAAGCGCGCTTTTTGGAAAAAGGAGAGCACGGGCAAGGCCTCAATCCTCAAACAGCTGTAGACATGTTGGAAGATGACCATATAAAGTTGATGCAACTCGCTGCTGTTACATTTAATTTTCTAGGATTATCCGCACGGTTACCGGATACGGCTTCGCGGGCTATTACTTTAGATGCGGCACTAGAACAAGGCAAGGCTCTTGTTGAAATGTTGCGGCTGCATATCTTTCGTGAAGACAGTGTTGTTTTTTCTTCAGCAGTTGAACTGGTTTCTGAAAAAGAGTTTACAGAAATGGAAAAACAGCTTTCCAGATTTGAATAA
- a CDS encoding antiporter, whose product MSKINLTKWDPEDEQFWETEGKSIANRNLWVSIPSLLAGFAVWLMWGIITVQMKSLGFTFGKSPDEAMGLLFMLPAIAGLTGATLRIPSTFFIRLAGGRNTIFFTTALLMIPSIGTAIGLQDPGTSFEFFMLMAFLSGFGGGNFASSMSNISFFYPKKTQGYALGMNAGLGNFGVTTMQILIPLVMTFPMLGALSGDSMILSSSSGTIFKRIAAGSETWLSNSGWIWMVFLIPLAFLGWFKMNNIKTDAVTPDLKNPIISFGRISWLLIIGFVTAAIGLYFILTFKSLTWVKWIALPSVIALTVLLMKKLSPGEIKSNLERQYKIFDNKHTWVMTIIYTMTFGSFIGFAAAVGLAIEYIFSVKHVMVDGVMTHNTPNPDGPATFMYVWVGAFIGALIRPVGGKIADKTGGAIVTQFVAIVMVLASIGVGYYSHLAYQSATPQDYFVPFFVLIVILFTATGIGNGSTFRTISMVFNVEQAGPALGWTSAVAAYGAFLIPKVIGEQMKATTPELAMYGFAVFYALCAVLNWWYYLGPKAEFKNP is encoded by the coding sequence TTGTCAAAAATAAATCTGACTAAATGGGATCCTGAAGATGAACAGTTTTGGGAGACTGAAGGAAAGTCAATAGCTAACCGGAATTTATGGGTTTCAATTCCCAGCCTTCTTGCGGGCTTTGCCGTCTGGTTGATGTGGGGCATTATTACTGTTCAAATGAAGAGCCTAGGTTTTACGTTTGGCAAATCACCCGATGAAGCGATGGGGTTATTATTTATGCTTCCAGCAATTGCCGGCCTTACCGGGGCTACTTTAAGGATCCCAAGTACATTTTTTATTCGTCTTGCTGGCGGAAGGAATACAATTTTCTTTACGACTGCATTGCTAATGATTCCATCTATCGGAACGGCAATAGGTTTACAAGATCCCGGCACATCTTTTGAGTTTTTTATGCTAATGGCTTTTTTATCGGGCTTCGGTGGAGGTAATTTTGCATCTTCAATGAGCAATATCAGCTTTTTCTATCCAAAAAAGACTCAGGGTTACGCACTTGGAATGAATGCCGGCTTGGGGAATTTTGGTGTGACAACTATGCAAATTCTTATTCCTCTGGTTATGACATTTCCAATGCTTGGAGCTTTAAGTGGTGATTCGATGATTTTGTCAAGTTCAAGTGGGACAATCTTTAAAAGAATCGCAGCAGGATCTGAAACGTGGCTTTCTAATTCAGGATGGATCTGGATGGTCTTCCTTATTCCTTTGGCTTTTTTGGGCTGGTTTAAAATGAACAATATTAAAACAGATGCCGTAACGCCCGATTTAAAAAACCCTATTATCTCCTTTGGGCGAATTTCCTGGTTATTGATTATTGGATTTGTGACTGCGGCAATTGGATTATATTTTATTTTAACATTCAAATCCCTAACATGGGTTAAATGGATTGCCCTTCCTTCTGTTATTGCATTGACAGTGTTGTTAATGAAAAAACTTTCTCCAGGAGAAATCAAATCGAACTTAGAACGCCAATACAAAATATTTGATAATAAGCATACCTGGGTTATGACCATTATCTATACAATGACGTTTGGCTCTTTTATTGGATTTGCCGCCGCGGTTGGTTTGGCAATTGAGTATATTTTTAGTGTTAAGCATGTTATGGTTGATGGTGTCATGACCCATAATACACCAAATCCTGATGGCCCTGCTACTTTTATGTATGTTTGGGTTGGTGCTTTTATCGGGGCGTTAATTCGCCCAGTTGGTGGAAAAATTGCCGATAAAACCGGTGGGGCAATTGTAACTCAGTTTGTTGCAATTGTTATGGTTTTAGCATCAATTGGGGTTGGTTATTACTCTCATTTAGCTTACCAATCAGCAACTCCGCAAGATTATTTTGTGCCATTTTTTGTATTGATAGTAATTCTATTTACGGCAACAGGTATTGGAAATGGCTCTACCTTCCGTACAATATCAATGGTGTTTAATGTCGAACAGGCCGGCCCGGCTTTAGGCTGGACTTCTGCTGTTGCGGCTTATGGTGCATTTTTAATTCCAAAAGTTATAGGTGAACAAATGAAAGCTACCACACCGGAGTTGGCTATGTACGGTTTTGCAGTCTTTTATGCTTTATGTGCTGTCTTAAACTGGTGGTATTATCTTGGGCCAAAAGCTGAGTTCAAAAATCCATAA
- a CDS encoding NarK/NasA family nitrate transporter — protein sequence MDNHLSFKSHKILFFNTLAFTICFAAWMLNGVLVTFLVDNQVFDWGPIEIGWLMGIPVLTGAVFRLPAGILTDKFGGRPIFSGLLILCAIPMFLLSYADSFIYFALASFGFGLTGVSFAIGIAYTSVWYPKNWQGRALGIFGAGNAGAAITTLLAPTVLKSLTNNGANIDGWRTLPIIYSISLAVMGVIFFLFTTNKKPSVSKKTLKGTLAPLKDIRVWRFGVYYFLVFGCFVAFSQWLVPYFVNVYYLPLVTAGIFAALFSFPSGVIRALGGWMSDHWGARKVMFWVLATSVIISLMLTIPRMDIYSPGRGIMNTKSGKVTFVSDELIKVDEKSYPVISKSNKNKIIDNQLLIFPTKEVWQEPMVKIGEQVPKKALLAKGVTRIYFQANVWIFAILIILIGSIWGIGKAGVYRLIPDHFPDEVGVVGGMVGVLGGLGGFFCPIIFGYLLEGTGLWTSCWMFMLLLSAICLVWLHRATEAMIKEEAPEALEHIDLSPHK from the coding sequence ATGGATAACCATCTGTCGTTCAAATCTCATAAAATCTTATTCTTTAACACTTTAGCATTTACTATCTGTTTTGCGGCATGGATGTTGAATGGTGTTTTGGTAACTTTTTTAGTGGACAACCAGGTTTTCGATTGGGGCCCTATAGAAATTGGCTGGTTGATGGGAATACCAGTTTTGACCGGTGCGGTTTTCAGGCTCCCGGCAGGTATTTTGACGGACAAATTTGGGGGCAGACCGATTTTTAGTGGTTTGTTAATTCTTTGCGCAATCCCAATGTTTTTACTCTCCTATGCCGATAGCTTCATTTACTTCGCATTGGCAAGTTTTGGGTTTGGTCTAACCGGGGTCAGCTTTGCAATAGGGATTGCCTATACTTCTGTTTGGTACCCAAAAAACTGGCAAGGCCGTGCATTGGGAATTTTTGGAGCAGGGAATGCCGGGGCTGCTATCACAACATTGCTTGCACCTACTGTTCTGAAAAGTTTAACAAACAACGGTGCAAATATAGATGGCTGGCGTACGCTTCCAATTATTTACTCTATTTCACTCGCGGTGATGGGTGTTATTTTCTTTTTGTTTACAACTAATAAGAAACCTTCTGTTTCCAAGAAAACATTAAAAGGAACATTAGCTCCATTAAAAGATATTCGGGTCTGGCGTTTTGGTGTATACTATTTTCTGGTGTTTGGTTGCTTTGTCGCTTTCTCCCAATGGCTTGTACCTTATTTTGTAAATGTATATTACCTACCCCTTGTTACAGCCGGTATTTTTGCAGCATTGTTTAGTTTTCCATCCGGTGTAATTCGTGCGCTTGGCGGTTGGATGTCAGATCATTGGGGTGCCCGAAAAGTTATGTTTTGGGTACTGGCCACTTCCGTGATTATTAGCCTGATGTTGACCATACCACGTATGGACATTTATTCTCCGGGAAGGGGAATTATGAATACTAAGAGTGGTAAAGTAACTTTTGTCTCGGATGAATTAATAAAAGTTGATGAGAAAAGCTACCCGGTCATTTCAAAATCAAATAAAAACAAAATAATCGATAACCAGCTCTTAATTTTTCCAACCAAAGAAGTCTGGCAAGAGCCAATGGTGAAAATAGGTGAACAGGTACCCAAAAAAGCTTTGTTGGCCAAAGGTGTTACGCGGATATATTTTCAGGCAAATGTTTGGATATTCGCAATTTTGATAATACTTATCGGCAGCATTTGGGGTATTGGCAAAGCGGGTGTTTACCGTTTAATCCCTGACCATTTTCCGGATGAAGTTGGTGTTGTGGGTGGAATGGTGGGTGTCCTTGGAGGCTTGGGTGGTTTTTTCTGCCCGATTATTTTCGGTTATTTACTTGAAGGAACAGGTTTGTGGACAAGCTGTTGGATGTTTATGCTATTGCTTTCAGCGATTTGTCTGGTTTGGCTGCACCGGGCCACAGAAGCCATGATCAAAGAAGAAGCGCCAGAGGCCCTGGAGCATATCGACCTTAGCCCACATAAATAA